One Panicum virgatum strain AP13 chromosome 3N, P.virgatum_v5, whole genome shotgun sequence DNA segment encodes these proteins:
- the LOC120666731 gene encoding kinesin-like protein KIN-12F isoform X3, producing the protein MVRDLAAPRRTPARAASASEAGNDENAPGDASDVAAVAADPGAASRPPLLAIQPPASGLKRKPESPAPTPSKLPFRTPEKAAARSRFGWVPPRGEELPPRAGAGATAFSGSAMTTPRAHRGKAPVPAASEGGSTQSTPTKSVTKPAYGIGTSGSRPPMSGGGPRVAGLGTGFSTSGRGAPLSLGPATVVNSAEVPHFELREDPSFWMDNNVQVVIRVRPLNNNEKNLHSYIRCLKQESAQSITWIGHPETRFTFDHVACETVDQEVLFRVAGLPMVENCMAGYNSCVFAYGQTGSGKTYTMLGEISDLEVRPSPDRGMTPHIFEFLFARIRAEEESRRDEKLKYSCKCSFLEIYNEQITDLLDPSSSNLQLREDIRKEVYVENLTEFEVGCVSDIIKLLMQGSANRKVASTNMNRESSRSHSVFTCIIESRWEKDSASNLRFARLNLVDLAGSERQRTSGAEGERLKEAANINKSLSTLGLVIMNLVDLAHGKQRHVPYRDSRLTFLLQDSLGGNSKTMIIANVSPSVCSANETLSTLKFAQRARLIQNNAVVNEDASGDVLALQHQIRLLKEELAIFKRQHVTRSLSFTADIFGGDVNDGSVYDKNDNDANNRSSLKDLQIPNKQLKSLEGALAGALRRESAAENTIRELELEIEQLNELVRQREHDARSAKMMLKFRDEKIHRMDALVNKKLPAESYLLEENKTLSQEIDLLKERQDKNPEVTRFALENIRLSSQLKRSQEFFDEGERELLLNEIAELRNQVSQILEARIKTEQQNIFPAKSKDSQQHCIGLKSDTEIVNMDMELKRTSQELEACRGDLQACLESNRKLTREMADLEKELNSLKILKEEQPRVFENSSPWHQFDSDTSAKMEDCFDETLKRMDEQLNLQLELDVIKTILVEERTSRAEVEEKIACLGDELQSANVHFLQACKRNEALARELNGSGFVIEALESQEIMLINELDELKNNYQQSIELLEKRDMEISRLNNELDILRRQEYLTKEEPKTQLLKCYDNEDSPLQTKLKRMQASLEKVRNLNTMYQRDQASHCSAEQEMDEVRRQVEVETAAVIVRLEEELKSVQQQLDASNKKDLLAKQSIDELQLEIMQLNDKLLEVLKKNESLSSVIEHKEKEIELLTDDWNRLAADIEINLADGNAALSEASDQVASISKSFSQRKWVEEQVQKMCRGISERDELLEELQNRLKEADNIKCDLDLKLMSLRGAMQAINEVHQQEKCDQEKEMYILRSKVSEQGHVNSQQLERIHRMELLLDESIETFVQKMVLEQNYVSLHREMEEEIHRLESQLDQSKSYLAHLSSQNQVKDQAIEKLKNEEFTILLRLMSEIVKANGIIRELGAGLNTLHSNLSISPEETTCQNSDMKLEDWVDLRKPEAFQPVEQQNIEVLCQLSKEMEFTVLGMKMMQSQMTKYLQEKENLKESQKTMKDLRSEVFKLNAEMIETERYYEARLKELEVKIQGNDASLISWNEEKEALEHEVSDAKLLVAQKSFESATLTAKFEEAQATISDADSTVKALVEVNEKAKHQAERYQEKEALFIAEKDVMLSEISRLKMLFDMKEQSYKLMERKFQSGLLEANEVALELEDSIRLLRNLLIEKLEFVSSDVEWMKEKLQQFAELARTWLEENWLEIIGKDCAISVLHLCHMGILLERITELNAENGFLQRGLCESNSLISKLREHNDKAKNELEMCSVLKGKLLLDINNSFSRIAKKEQEATKLNTRLDSFEKKILHLQAQEEAMVARSNSMYSELSILIEEIDATNRSALAAESKEKEELRHQLDEALVLNGMLKNKMLIELNLIQMNSSIPFVDIKGCSEFELCHWLADYRSDLVMTNMIAKDIESTVLASELKQHKLHLQEQRVIFTNILDGLMEESTLWKVDQDLENVAICILHEGNNSIRADLENLKQISKEAMENLHAMNEESIKLNFLIPSLESSIISFQTNLDTKNKALEELERSHATICRELEQTTEAINLSTTRENYFSSENEMLKQEILNILCKEQCISKLMANIEVDKSFLTIESRLQLITDHIYNYINEQINMVSKLSNELDIIQVSAEELSTQNSLLQSELVRKDELTKGLSFDLSLLQESSSVAKDQAAELMGLRKAIESLQQDLASKSLELDDVISDREQLEARISKSNNKVAALEEELVKKLDELNVVSMENAELKSQLQHIGEISYAMEELTDKRETNGRLEEELVELRGFIDERNICLQSLQNDFSKLSDEKQCCDTQLLILKEKLEMAQALAEESEAIATESRQIAEEQKAYAEGKDEEVKLLERSIEELENTVCALESKVDIVKEEAERQRMQREELEVELQKVRQQMLNVQTPNKCSGKSKSSMEDGMVDLADLSRHPTDIHNDLLCAQESIRILEKEVSEKESEIAQCKAHISELNIHAEAAAREYKQKLMELEAMAQQVKTDNSLAHTCSTRQEKISSKPRGSGSPFKCIGIGFVQQVNSEKDEELSAAKKRIVELEGIAASRQREIFMLNARLATTESMTHDVIRDMLGVKMNMTTFAQALADNQKEMEPTESVIPQAQEIKESNELMKLKKQLDEFIEERQS; encoded by the exons ATGGTGCGGGAtctcgccgcgccccgccgaACTCCGGCGAGGGCCGCTTCCGCCTCGGAGGCCGGGAACGACGAGAACGCGCCGGGCGACGCCTCGGATGTGGCGGCCGTCGCCGCGGACCCCGGCGCGGCCTCCCGGCCCCCGCTGCTCGCCATCCAGCCGCCCGCGTCCGGCCTGAAGCGGAAGCCCGagtcgccggcgccgacgccctCCAAGCTCCCGTTCCGGACCCCCGAGAAGGCCGCCGCGCGGAGCCGGTTCGGGTGGGTCCCGCCCCGCGGCGAGGAGCTGCCGCCGCGGGCGGGCGCGGGGGCGACCGCATTCAGCGGCAGCGCGATGACCACACCCCGCGCGCATCGCGGCAAGGCGCCAGTGCCGGCGGCCTCGGAGGGCGGGTCCACGCAGAGCACGCCGACCAAGAGCGTGACAAAGCCGGCGTACGGCATTGGGACAAGCGGCTCGAGGCCGCCCatgagcggcggcgggcccaGGGTGGCAGGGTTGGGGACGGGTTTCTCGACGTCAGGGAGGGGGGCGCCGCTTTCACTTGGGCCAGCGACGGTGGTGAATTCCGCAGAGGTGCCTCATTTCGAGCTCCGGGAAGACCCCTCGTTCTGGATGGACAACAATGTGCAG GTTGTTATCCGTGTGCGCCCTCTAAATAATAACGAGAAGAACTTGCATAGTTACATTCGATGCTTGAAACAAGAAAGTGCCCAGAGCATCACATGGATTGGGCATCCGGAAACTCGTTTTACTTTTGACCATGTTGCTTGTGAAACAGTGGACCAG GAAGTGCTCTTTCGAGTTGCTGGTTTACCAATGGTTGAGAACTGTATGGCTGGATACAACAGCTGTGTTTTTGCCTATGGGCAG ACTGGAAGTGGAAAAACATATACAATGCTTGGTGAAATAAGTGATCTGGAAGTGAGGCCTAGTCCAGATCGAGGAATGACACCACACATTTTTGAGTTCTTGTTTGCTAGAATTAGAGCG GAAGAAGAGAGCAGGAGGGACGAGAAGCTCAAGTACAGTTGCAAGTGTTCTTTCCTGGAGATATATAATGAGCAAATTACAGATCTTCTAGATCCTTCTTCCTCTAATCTCCAA CTCCGAGAAGATATAAGGAAGGAAGTGTATGTTGAAAATTTGACTGAATTCGAAGTTGGCTGTGTCAGTGACATAATAAAACTGCTAATGCAG GGTTCTGCAAATAGGAAAGTGGCTTCTACAAATATGAATCGTGAGAGTAGCCGCTCCCACAGTGTTTTCACTTGTATCATTGAGAGTAGGTGGGAGAAAGATTCAGCATCTAACTTACGGTTTGCAAGATTAAATCTTGTTGACCTTGCTGGATCTGAAAG GCAGAGGACATCTGGTGCAGAAGGTGAGCGGCTGAAGGAAGCTGCTAATATCAACAAATCGTTATCAACACTTGG TCTTGTGATAATGAATTTAGTTGATCTTGCGCATGGGAAACAAAGGCATGTTCCTTATAGGGACTCAAGATTGACATTTCTTCTCCAG GATTCACTTGGAGGAAACTCAAAAACTATGATAATTGCAAATGTCAGCCCTTCAGTATG TTCTGCTAACGAAACACTTAGTACCCTAAAGTTTGCTCAGCGTGCAAGGCTCATTCAGAACAAT GCGGTTGTGAATGAAGATGCTTCCGGAGATGTGCTAGCTTTGCAACATCAGATACGTCTCCTAAAG GAAGAGCTTGCTATCTTCAAGCGTCAACATGTCACCAGATCGTTATCATTCACTGCTGATATTTTTGGAGGTGATGTTAATGATGGTAGTGTGTATGACAAGAATGATAATGATGCCAATAACAGAAGCTCTTTGAAAGATTTACAAATTCCAAATAAGCAG TTGAAATCACTGGAAGGAGCATTAGCAGGAGCATTACGGAGAGAATCAGCTGCAGAAAACACTATAAGGGAACTTGAACTTGAAATTGAGCAGTTGAATGAATTG GTTCGCCAGAGAGAGCATGATGCACGGTCTGCTAAGATGATGCTTAAGTTTCGAGATGAGAAGATTCATAGGATGGATGCTCTTGTGAACAAAAAATTGCCAGCAGAATCATATCTCCTGGAAGAAAACAAAACCTTGTCACAAGAAATTGACCTTCTCAAGGAAAGACAAGATAAAAATCCCGAAGTAACTCGCTTTGCGCTAGAAAATATTCGTCTCTCAAGCCAACTGAAGAG GTCCCAAGAGTTCTTCGATGAAGGGGAGAGGGAGCTCTTATTGAATGAAATTGCTGAACTTCGAAATCAG GTTTCACAGATACTTGAAGCAAGGATAAAAACTGAGCAACAAAATATCTTTCCTGCCAAATCCAAG GACAGCCAGCAGCATTGCATTGGTCTTAAAAGTGATACTGAAATTGTAAATATGGATATGGAG TTAAAAAGGACCAGCCAAGAATTAGAAGCATGTAGAGGTGACCTGCAAGCTTGCTTAGAATCAAACAGAAAACTAACAAG GGAAATGGCTGATCTTGAGAAAGAATTAAATTCTCTAAAAATCTTAAAGGAGGAACAGCCTAGGGTATTTGAG AATTCATCTCCGTGGCACCAATTTGATTCTGATACGTCTGCAAAGATGGAAGACTGTTTTGATGAGACTCTCAAAAGGATGGATGAGCAATTAAATCTGCAGCTGGAGTTGGATGTTATAAAAACAATTCTTGTAGAAGAGAGAACATCCCGTGCAGAAGTTGAGGAAAAAATAGCTTGTTTAGGTGATGAGCTGCAATCAGCAAATGTACATTTTCTCCAAGCATGTAAGCGGAATGAGGCCTTGGCAAGGGAACTGAATGGCTCAGGATTTGTTATTGAAGCTCTTGAATCACAGGAGATTATGTTGATAAATGAATTGGATGAGCTGAAGAATAATTATCAGCAAAGCATAGAGCTTTTGGAGAAGAGGGATATGGAGATCTCAAGGTTAAACAATGAGCTTGACATCCTCCGTAGACAGGAATACCTGACCAAAGAGGAACCCAAAACACAACTTCTGAAGTGTTATGATAATGAAGATTCACCTTTGCAGACAAAGCTGAAAAGAATGCAAGCTTCACTGGAGAAGGTACGAAACTTAAATACAATGTACCAAAGGGATCAGGCATCTCACTGTTCTGCTGAGCAAGAAATGGATGAAGTCCGCAGACAGGTGGAGGTTGAAACAGCTGCGGTGATTGTGCGCTTAGAGGAAGAGCTGAAATCAGTCCAACAGCAGCTAGATGCAAGCAACAAAAAAGATCTGTTAGCGAAACAAAGCATAGATGAACTTCAGCTAGAGATAATGCAGTTGAACGATAAGTTACTTGAGGTGTTGAAAAAGAATGAAAGCCTTTCTTCTGTGATTGAGcacaaagaaaaggaaattgAACTGTTGACCGATGACTGGAACAGGTTAGCTGCTGACATTGAAATCAACCTTGCGGATGGAAATGCAGCTCTAAGCGAAGCTTCTGATCAGGTTGCCTCTATCTCCAAGtctttttctcaaagaaaaTGGGTGGAGGAACAAGTCCAGAAGATGTGTCGTGGTATATCTGAAAGAGATGAGCTACTTGAAGAGCTTCAGAACAGATTGAAAGAGGCAGATAATATAAAATGTGATTTAGACTTGAAGTTAATGTCCTTAAGAGGAGCAATGCAGGCTATAAATGAAGTACACCAGCAGGAAAAAtgtgatcaagaaaaagaaatgtatATTTTAAGATCAAAAGTATCTGAACAAGGACATGTGAACAGTCAGCAACTAGAAAGAATTCACAGAATGGAGCTTTTATTGGATGAATCCATTGAAACATTTGTGCAGAAGATGGTTCTTGAACAAAACTATGTTTCTTTACATAGGGAGATGGAAGAAGAGATTCATCGGCTTGAGTCACAATTAGACCAGTCAAAGAGCTATTTAGCTCATTTGTCGAGTCAGAATCAGGTCAAGGACCAGGCTATTGAGAAGCTGAAAAATGAAGAGTTCACTATTTTGTTAAGACTGATGTCAGAAATTGTGAAGGCAAATGGTATTATACGTGAGCTTGGAGCCGGACTCAATACATTGCACTCAAACCTTTCTATCAGCCCAGAAGAGACCACTTGTCAAAATTCAGACATGAAATTGGAGGATTGG GTTGACCTTAGGAAACCTGAAGCCTTCCAACCTGTGGAGCAGCAAAATATTGAGGTTCTTTGCCAACTCAGTAAGGAAATGGAGTTTACAGTTCTAGGAATGAAGATGATGCAGTCTCAAATGACTAAATAtctgcaagaaaaagaaaatttgaaAGAGAGTCAAAAAACAATGAAAGACCTAAGGAGTGAGGTCTTTAAATTGAACGCAGAGATGATTGAAACAGAAAGATATTATGAAGCTAGACTGAAAGAGCTGGAGGTAAAGATACAAGGAAATGATGCATCACTTATTTCTTGGAATGAGGAAAAAGAG GCACTTGAGCATGAGGTTTCGGACGCAAAACTTCTTGTGGCCCAGAAATCTTTTGAGTCTGCTACACTTACTGCCAAGTTTGAAGAAGCGCAAGCAACTATAAGCGATGCAGATTCTACAGTGAAGGCGCTGGTTGAAGTGAATGAAAAGGCAAAACATCAAGCAGAAAGGTATCAGGAAAAGGAAGCTTTGTTTATTGCTGAAAAGGATGTCATGCTAAGTGAAATTAGTAGATTAAAGATGCTGTTTGATATGAAGGAACAAAGTTACAAGCTTATGGAAAGGAAATTCCAATCAGGCTTGCTTGAAGCAAATGAGGTAGCTCTTGAGCTGGAAGATAGCATTAGACTTTTACGGAATTTATTAATAGAGAAGCTTGAGTTTGTTTCTTCTGATGTTGAATGGATGAAGGAAAAGCTTCAGCAATTTGCAGAGTTGGCCAGAACATGGTTGGAGGAGAATTGGTTGGAGATAATTGGAAAAGATTGTGCTATTTCCGTGTTGCATCTCTGTCACATGGGGATTCTTTTGGAGAGAATCACTGAGCTGAATGCAGAAAATGGTTTCCTTCAACGTGGGCTCTGTGAATCTAATTCTTTGATATCTAAACTGCGGGAGCATAATGACAAAGCCAAGAATGAACTGGAAATGTGTAGTGTTCTCAAAGGAAAACTATTACTTGATATCAACAACAGTTTCAGTCGTATTGCAAAAAAGGAACAAGAAGCAACCAAATTGAACACAAGGTTAGATTCATTTGAGAAGAAGATTCTGCATTTGCAAGCACAAGAAGAAGCAATGGTGGCACGGTCAAATTCCATGTATAGTGAGCTCTCCATTTTGATTGAAGAGATTGATGCTACAAACAGGAGTGCCTTGGCAGCTGAAtccaaagaaaaggaagaactGCGCCACCAACTGGATGAAGCTTTGGTTCTCAATGGAATGTTGAAGAACAAAATGCTTATAGAATTGAATCTGATCCAAATGAATAGTTCCATACCTTTTGTTGACATTAAAGGTTGCAGTGAATTTGAGTTGTGCCATTGGCTTGCAGATTATCGAAGTGATTTGGTGATGACAAATATGATCGCAAAAGACATCGAGTCTACTGTTTTGGCTTCAGAACTGAAGCAACACAAACTACATCTGCAAGAACAAAGAGTTATATTTACAAACATCCTTGACGGACTGATGGAAGAATCAACTTTGTGGAAAGTGGACCAGGATTTGGAGAATGTTGCAATATGCATTTTACATGAGGGGAACAATTCCATTAGGGCTGATTTGGAGAACCTGAAGCAAATTAGTAAAGAAGCTATGGAAAATCTGCATGCCATGAATGAGGAAAGCATAAAACTTAATTTTTTAATTCCCTCCTTAGAATCTAGCATCATATCCTTTCAAACAAATTTAGATACAAAAAACAAAGCTTTGGAGGAGTTGGAACGCTCCCATGCAACCATATGTAGAGAGCTGGAACAGACAACCGAAGCCATTAATCTGAGCACTACAAGAGAAAATTATTTTAGCTCTGAGAATGAAATGTTGAAGCAGGAAATTTTGAATATTTTGTGCAAGGAACAGTGCATATCTAAATTGATGGCTAACATTGAGGTGGATAAGTCATTTCTCACCATTGAAAGCCGCTTGCAACTGATTACTGATCACATATACAATTACATTAATGAGCAAATAAACATGGTGAGCAAGTTATCCAATGAATTAGACATCATTCAGGTATCAGCTGAGGAGTTAAGTACCCAGAATTCTCTTCTCCAGTCTGAATTAGTAAGGAAAGATGAATTAACAAAGGGTTTATCATTTGATCTTAGCCTATTACAAGAGTCTTCATCTGTAGCAAAAGATCAAGCTGCTGAACTTATGGGGTTGAGAAAAGCAATAGAATCTTTACAGCAAGATCTTGCATCTAAATCGCTTGAACTTGATGATGTAATCTCTGATAGGGAACAATTAGAAGCTAGAATCTCGAAGAGTAATAACAAGGTTGCTGCCCTAGAGGAGGAACTGGTAAAAAAGCTTGATGAGCTAAACGTTGTTTCTATGGAGAATGCTGAACTGAAATCACAGCTCCAGCATATTGGAGAGATTAGTTATGCTATGGAGGAGTTAACTGATAAAAGAGAAACCAATGGAAGACTTGAAGAAGAGTTAGTTGAGTTGAGAGGGTTCATTGACGAGAGGAATATCTGTCTTCAGAGTTTGCAAAATGACTTCTCCAAACTCTCAGATGAAAAGCAATGCTGTGACACTCAGTTGCTTATCTTGAAAGAGAAGCTGGAGATGGCTCAGGCACTTGCTGAAGAAAGTGAAGCAATTGCTACAGAATCTCGGCAG ATAGCAGAGGAACAGAAGGCATATGCTGAAGGGAAGGATGAAGAAGTCAAGCTATTGGAGAGGTCGATTGAAGAACTTGAGAATACTGTGTGTGCTTTGGAAAGCAAA GTCGACATAGTAAAGGAAGAAGCAGAGAGGCAAAGAATGCAGCGAGAAGAACTAGAAGTGGAGCTGCAGAAAGTTAGGCAACAAATGCTTAATGTGCAGACACCCAACAAATGCTCTGGAAAATCTAAGAGCTCTATGGAAGATGGAATGGTCGATTTAGCCGACTTGTCCAG ACACCCAACAGATATTCATAATGATCTCCTCTGTGCTCAGGAGAGTATTAGAATACTTGAGAAGGAGGTTTCTGAAAAGGAGTCAGAG ATTGCTCAGTGCAAAGCACATATCTCAGAGTTAAATATTCATGCTGAGGCAGCAGCACGAGAATACAAGCAGAAG TTGATGGAGCTGGAGGCCATGGCACAACAGGTGAAGACCGACAATTCCTTGGCACATACCTGCTCCACAAGACAAGAAAAGATTAGCTCAAAACCTCGGGGTTCAGGTTCTCCATTTAAATGTATCGGCATTGGCTTTGTACAGCAAGTGAATTCTGAGAAAGATGAAGAGCTAAGTGCTGCAAAGAAACGTATTGTGGAACTTGAGGGTATAGCAGCTAGCCGACAAAGGGAG ATATTCATGCTGAACGCGAGATTAGCTACAACCGAGAGCATGACACACGATGTGATTCGTGACATGCTTGGGGTTAAAATGAACATGACAACTTTTGCG CAGGCTCTAGCTGACAACCAGAAAGAGATGGAGCCGACTGAGTCGGTCATTCCTCAAGCACAGGAAATTAAAGAG TCCAATGAGCTGATGAagttgaagaagcagcttgaTGAATTCATTGAAGAGAGACAGAG TTGA